In Apium graveolens cultivar Ventura chromosome 10, ASM990537v1, whole genome shotgun sequence, the following are encoded in one genomic region:
- the LOC141693358 gene encoding dehydration-responsive element-binding protein 1E-like, with protein sequence MDHFLLPSTSSSSAPPQDPYDDSPHSQSSSQDPYHHTAYSQSTAEETIDHIPDEQVLLAASNPKKRGGRKKFKETRHPVYRGVRSRNPDKWVSEVREPNKNSRIWLGTFPTAEMAARAHDVAAIALRGRNACLNFADSAWRLPVPASSEAADIRKAAAEAAEGFRPKDDNAAESTSTPETSELQANQVSYVDEEALFETPQYIYNMAQAMMLSPPPQFLETGNDDTDDVIDLSLWSP encoded by the coding sequence ATGGATCATTTTTTGTTACCCTCCACCTCATCATCCTCTGCTCCACCTCAGGATCCATATGACGACTCACCTCATTCTCAATCCTCATCTCAGGATCCATATCACCACACCGCTTATTCGCAATCCACGGCTGAGGAGACTATTGATCATATTCCTGATGAACAAGTTTTGCTTGCTGCAAGTAATCCTAAGAAACGCGGCGGAAGGAAGAAGTTTAAGGAGACACGCCACCCTGTTTACCGCGGTGTGAGGAGTAGGAATCCTGACAAGTGGGTTTCTGAGGTGAGGGAACCAAACAAAAACTCGAGAATCTGGCTTGGAACTTTCCCTACTGCTGAAATGGCTGCTCGAGCTCACGATGTTGCAGCTATTGCACTCAGAGGTCGAAATGCCTGTCTTAATTTTGCTGACTCCGCTTGGAGGTTGCCTGTTCCTGCTTCTTCTGAGGCCGCGGATATTAGGAAGGCTGCTGCTGAGGCAGCGGAAGGATTCAGGCCGAAAGATGATAATGCAGCAGAGAGTACAAGTACTCCGGAGACATCTGAATTGCAAGCAAATCAAGTGTCGTACGTGGATGAGGAGGCCCTGTTTGAAACACCTCAGTACATTTACAACATGGCACAGGCGATGATGCTTTCTCCCCCTCCTCAGTTCCTGGAGACCGGGAATGATGATACGGATGACGTTATTGATCTCTCACTATGGAGTCCTTGA
- the LOC141693357 gene encoding putative transcriptional regulator SLK2 has translation MVPSRVAGGMANSSASSGIFFQGDRQSYGVGNSHLSSSFGNSYGSIPGNLRSNIGPSSGDLGNSMLNSVPTSGPSVGASSLVTDANSGLSGGPHLQRSASINADSYMRLPASPLSFSSNNISISGSSVLDVSSVVQQSSNKDPNCYQSQQQQGASSATSFPAARGGQISLTSGPRGPGSFIQDPSNTSHLQKKPRLENKQQDNQQQQVIQQMLQRQDSAFFQQQRLRQQQQQQQQLLQAMPQVQQAHLLQQQQQQQQMRQQLQHGAQPTSGVKRPYDGGVCSRRLMQYLYHQRQRPADNTFAYWRKFAVEYYSPRAKKRWCLSLYDNVGLHSLGVFPQASMDAWQCDICGSKSGRGFEATFEVIPRLNDIKFGSGVVDELLYLDLPRECRFPSGIMMLEYGKAVQETVYEQLRVVREGQLRVIFTADLKILSWEFCARRHEELLPRRLVAPQVNQLLQVAQKCQSTITESGPDGVSQEDLQNNSDMVVTAGRQLAKSLELQSLNDLGFSKRYVRCLQISEVVNSMKDLMDFCKFQKDGPIESLKKFPRLASPAKVQLQKMQELEQLAAGQGLPTDRGTLNNLAAQHAGLNNQITSSNQMAGRTALSGSPRASLAFSNYQNMLMRQNSFNSNSNSLQHETPPFNISNQKGSSSSQGSASLLPGTMQNSPASGFSSSHVLQPPQRSLNVSGIVQQNHPQSPHGSQSLQQQMIQRMLHDINSNNNTGGLLPQQQPLAGSRANVIEGRDGLGFGGNTYTGTAAQTNRAATTNGPMPTRSNSFKGVSNSDSSAAGGNTGITQKASDLSQNLHLSDELAQDIAREFSEHGLFSDLEESMAYGGWKA, from the exons ATGGTGCCTTCTCGGGTGGCTGGAGGGATGGCGAATTCATCTGCCTCGTCTGGTATCTTTTTCCAAGGGGATCGACAGTCTTATGGTGTGGGAAATTCACACTTGAGCTCTTCTTTTGGGAATTCGTATGGTTCGATTCCTGGGAACTTGCGGTCTAACATAGGGCCAAGTTCTGGGGATTTAGGTAATTCGATGTTGAACAGTGTACCCACCTCTGGGCCTAGTGTTGGGGCAAGCTCATTGGTTACTGATGCGAATTCGGGACTTTCTGGGGGCCCTCATCTACAGAGAAGCGCTAGCATCAATGCGGATTCATACATGCGATTACCAGCTTCGCCTTTGTCATTTTCGTCTAATAATATAAGCATTTCAGGTTCATCAGTTTTGGATGTGTCCTCTGTAGTGCAGCAGAGCTCTAATAAAGACCCTAATTGCTACCAGAGTCAACAACAGCAAGGTGCATCTAGTGCCACATCATTTCCCGCAGCCCGAGGCGGTCAGATTTCACTTACTTCTGGTCCCAGAGGTCCTGGATCTTTCATTCAAGATCCCTCCAATACTTCTCATTTGCAAAAGAAACCTCGACTGGAAAATAAGCAGCAAGACAACCAGCAACAACAGGTTATACAACAGATGCTGCAAAGACAAGATTCAGCTTTCTTTCAGCAACAGCGACTTAggcaacaacaacagcaacaacaacagttACTGCAGGCTATGCCACAAGTGCAACAAGCCCATTTGttgcagcaacagcaacaacagcagcagatGAGACAACAACTTCAGCATGGGGCGCAGCCTACATCTGGTGTGAAGCGACCCTATGATGGTGGTGTTTGTTCTCGTCGACTAATGCAGTACCTATATCATCAGAGGCAGCGGCCAGCT GACAATACTTTTGCCTACTGGAGGAAATTTGCGGTGGAATACTATTCTCCCCGTGCAAAGAAAAGATGGTGCCTGTCGTTATATGATAATGTTGGGCTTCACTCTTTAGGCGTATTTCCCCAGGCATCCATG GATGCTTGGCAATGCGATATCTGTGGTTCAAAATCGGGCAGGGGATTTG AGGCAACTTTTGAAGTGATCCCTCGGTTGAATGATATTAAATTTGGCAGTGGAGTCGTTGATGAGCTTTTGTATCTAGACTTACCCCGTGAATGTAGATTTCCTTCTGGAATAATGATGCTGGAATATGGAAAAGCCGTTCAAGAAACTGTTTATGAGCAACTTCGTGTGGTTCGTGAGGGTCAGCTGCGTGTCATATTTACTGCGGACTTAAAG ATACTGTCTTGGGAATTTTGTGCACGGCGCCATGAAGAACTTCTTCCCCGTAGGTTGGTGGCACCACAG GTAAATCAGCTGTTGCAGGTTGCACAAAAATGCCAAAGTACAATAACAGAAAGTGGACCTGATGGGGTTTCTCAGGAGGATTTGCAGAACAACAGCGATAT GGTGGTGACAGCTGGCCGTCAGCTTGCAAAGAGTTTGGAGTTGCAGTCTCTGAATGATCTGGGATTTTCCAAAAGATATGTGCGGTGCTTACAG ATATCTGAGGTGGTCAATAGCATGAAAGATCTTATGGATTTCTGCAAATTCCAGAAAGATGGACCTATTG AGAGTCTAAAGAAATTCCCTCGACTTGCGAGTCCAGCCAAGGTTCAGTTGCAAAAGATGCAGGAGTTAGAACAGCTGGCCGCTGGTCAGGGTTTGCCAACTGACCGAGGTACACTCAACAATCTAGCAGCACAACATGCTGGACTTAACAATCAGATTACCAGTAGTAATCAAATGGCTGGGAGAACAGCCTTAAGTGGGTCGCCTCGAGCTTCCCTGGCCTTTTCAAACTACCAGAATATGCTGATGAGACAAAATTCATTTAATTCAAACTCTAATTCACTTCAACACGAGACCCCTCCTTTTAACATATCTAACCAGAAGGGATCCTCATCTTCTCAAGGATCTGCTTCTCTACTGCCGGGGACCATGCAAAATTCACCAGCCAGTGGATTCTCAAGTTCCCATGTCCTGCAGCCTCCACAGCGTTCTCTTAATGTTAGTGGTATTGTGCAACAGAACCATCCACAGTCACCCCATGGCAGCCAATCTTTGCAACAGCAGATGATCCAGCGGATGCTACATGATATTAACAGTAACAACAATACAGGGGGTTTACTACCGCAGCAGCAGCCCCTTGCTGGATCCAGAGCTAATGTTATTGAGGGCAGGGATGGTCTTGGATTTGGAGGCAACACGTACACAGGAACAGCAGCTCAGACCAATAGAGCAGCTACTACGAATGGACCCATGCCAACAAGGAGCAATAGTTTTAAGGGAGTTTCCAATAGTGATTCTTCTGCAGCTGGTGGCAATACTGGAATCACCCAGAAAGCATCTGATCTATCACAGAACCTTCATTTGTCAGATGAATTGGCACAGGACATTGCTCGTGAATTTTCAGAACATGGTCTTTTTAGCGATCTTGAGGAATCTATGGCTTATGGTGGCTGGAAGGCGTGA